In Gemmatimonadales bacterium, one DNA window encodes the following:
- a CDS encoding N-acetylmuramoyl-L-alanine amidase produces the protein MIIAPTAPVTHSWDTLRQRRVGIMLHYDDSGSDAGALEWLTKDPRCEVSYNVLVLDDGQAYEIAPLEQRAWHAGVCHPSDSARLSYQDANSAFYGIAIAAKDGETAKLLQFRSVVELCRQLAAQHAWDLAKEPWRITGHADEAWPRGRKIDPTGSNPLRPVLSLEAVRAAFTSPPFNAAA, from the coding sequence GTGATCATTGCCCCCACCGCGCCAGTCACGCACAGCTGGGACACGCTCCGTCAGCGGCGGGTCGGGATCATGCTGCATTACGACGACAGCGGATCCGACGCCGGCGCCCTCGAGTGGTTGACGAAGGATCCGCGCTGCGAAGTCTCCTATAACGTGCTGGTCCTGGACGATGGTCAAGCATACGAGATCGCGCCGCTCGAGCAGCGGGCGTGGCACGCCGGCGTGTGCCATCCGAGCGACTCGGCCCGGCTCAGCTATCAGGACGCCAACTCGGCGTTTTATGGGATCGCGATCGCGGCAAAGGATGGCGAGACCGCCAAGCTCTTGCAGTTCCGGTCCGTGGTGGAGCTCTGCCGTCAGCTCGCGGCGCAGCATGCGTGGGATCTCGCGAAGGAACCGTGGCGCATCACCGGCCACGCCGACGAGGCGTGGCCCCGCGGCCGCAAGATCGACCCGACCGGCTCGAACCCGTTGCGCCCGGTGCTCTCGCTCGAGGCTGTGCGCGCCGCATTCACCAGTCCGCCGTTCAACGCGGCGGCGTAA
- a CDS encoding phage tail tape measure protein yields the protein MAQLGQIRDTIRDLSTESGRSQTDLAQGATLLARLGVQSASDIQTLLTAGVTAADASGVDLTTVLTGLDRVGKEFHLTAEQDAQALADIFASAKGHAPLDEVFGILEKTGPAADATGLSLGQMTNVIVDLIEKGLNVKQVAAEINKLAKEGDAGKKALDDMAGSAQSSADNMNALEAAATTSRESAGKLGDILKQNLNAELIELGNQILPSVIGLLKDLDQTLSAFDGQARSVEVGSLVTTIGDLSGILDKLGSKERADAVQRIFTNLQNLAGVVQDGNFGKIDRNGFGSLFDALNTSISSFPTATLQTMERGLLSLGQDVPTAQVTAYNNALLLLSKTIASRPDKGGSVAPPKSAPIGDPKADAAAEAARQKIADEIQANLSALLKLAADGSAAINDKLLGAWQNLNDQVDGHLQKLLKLVDPTNQLGAAQAKLANAPNESAAAKAAAELDAVYDRLIAKSPALGTAIQAAAQIQADFWKKASSDFTTTESSFEQSFQKEMQATAAQTTKDLEAVNDAYGKLKDTPFASQAFDILNDSTITLTEKAQKLGDLLKAAGIATTGINDGLKGTKDALNKIADGQLTIIQRQRQFVDAVLAGVNALAGMLKATGLISDGLATDIGNVVTFAEKAGSLADTIEKLSIKTVDKLGNVVSAASTGDVVLAAAEAAAALVPVLGSIFGESAAQKAEDSARAQAEADAVKHTQDLAAALAALADKVNKFGDETLSGAAFGALANRLPQIVAGSSQPVQGPGGPVLDDSGNPVFASSSDSVKQALAAVGVSIADVDAAANQLGITLTDKTAPTLEELTAISKGLQEEKFAQFANDFTDQLAELQAGFKVFNTTGSAQFAPFLTLLTDPKVGAPAIFNALQGIDVSTVSGASQATTILQGIFQQFKDGKIDPADFGGLNPTDFLNTIQTLLGLLPQVTTATAAQTKAETDSLAVRNLTAAGDTAGAAALQRQQQEQAEIDQALAAGYDDVTIAAIKATQAAEDQAAAVQKATDQANENESLIVRQLRAAGSGDAADALQRQIDETQEIADAIAKGFDASTIAAIKATQAQEDLAAAQTKAAAAAQAQADEQDSLAVRLLRATGQGDAADLLALQQSQAKELSDAIAQGFDQATIDQLKSTQAAELAQLQQSQATAAQQASATAQGVSGTSGNTTSATVTSNVGETLDLVGLAETANALLQEIVANTKSLRSGGPLLPPSLASLQSPGALGSGSVTLTIGSIPITVTVTSASDDPASLGNIAGTAAGRGFLDALNRQFGFANQRSAINRGDNPSVI from the coding sequence ATTGCCCAGCTCGGCCAGATCCGCGACACGATCCGGGACCTGTCGACGGAAAGCGGGCGCTCCCAGACCGACCTCGCCCAGGGTGCGACGCTCCTCGCCAGGCTTGGCGTCCAATCAGCCTCCGATATCCAGACGCTGCTCACTGCCGGTGTCACGGCCGCGGACGCGTCGGGTGTGGATCTCACCACGGTCCTGACCGGCCTCGATCGCGTCGGGAAGGAGTTTCATCTCACGGCGGAGCAGGATGCACAGGCGTTGGCCGACATTTTCGCCTCGGCGAAGGGCCACGCGCCGCTCGATGAGGTGTTCGGGATACTGGAAAAGACTGGGCCAGCCGCAGACGCGACCGGGCTGAGCCTCGGGCAAATGACGAACGTCATCGTCGATCTGATCGAAAAGGGCCTCAACGTCAAACAGGTCGCGGCGGAGATCAACAAGCTCGCGAAGGAAGGAGACGCCGGCAAAAAGGCACTCGACGATATGGCGGGGTCGGCGCAGAGCAGCGCCGACAACATGAACGCACTCGAAGCCGCTGCAACGACGAGCCGGGAGAGCGCGGGCAAGCTCGGGGACATCCTCAAGCAGAACCTGAATGCCGAACTAATCGAGCTGGGCAACCAGATCCTGCCGTCGGTGATCGGCCTGCTCAAGGACCTCGATCAGACGCTCTCGGCGTTTGACGGTCAGGCGCGCTCGGTGGAGGTCGGCTCGCTGGTCACCACGATCGGCGATCTCTCCGGTATCCTCGACAAGCTGGGGTCGAAGGAACGAGCCGACGCCGTCCAGCGCATCTTCACGAATCTCCAGAATCTCGCGGGTGTCGTGCAGGACGGGAATTTCGGGAAGATCGATCGCAATGGGTTCGGCTCACTCTTCGATGCGCTGAACACCTCGATCAGCAGCTTTCCAACCGCGACGTTGCAGACGATGGAGCGCGGGCTGCTGTCGCTCGGGCAGGACGTGCCGACGGCGCAGGTCACCGCCTACAACAACGCGCTCCTGCTGCTGTCGAAGACGATCGCGAGCCGGCCAGACAAGGGCGGGTCGGTCGCGCCGCCGAAATCGGCGCCCATCGGCGATCCCAAGGCGGATGCGGCGGCCGAAGCAGCTCGCCAGAAAATCGCTGACGAGATCCAGGCGAACCTCTCCGCGCTGCTGAAACTTGCCGCCGATGGATCCGCCGCCATCAATGACAAGCTGCTGGGCGCGTGGCAGAACCTCAACGATCAAGTCGACGGCCATCTGCAGAAGTTGCTCAAGCTCGTCGATCCGACCAACCAGCTCGGGGCCGCACAGGCGAAGCTCGCCAACGCGCCGAACGAATCAGCAGCGGCGAAGGCGGCCGCCGAACTGGACGCGGTGTATGACCGCCTCATCGCGAAGAGTCCCGCGCTGGGTACGGCGATTCAGGCAGCTGCCCAGATCCAAGCGGACTTCTGGAAGAAGGCGTCCTCGGATTTCACGACAACCGAGTCGTCGTTCGAGCAGTCCTTCCAGAAGGAAATGCAGGCGACGGCGGCGCAGACGACGAAGGATCTCGAGGCCGTCAATGATGCCTATGGCAAGCTGAAGGACACGCCGTTCGCGTCGCAGGCGTTTGACATCCTCAATGACTCGACGATCACGCTGACCGAGAAAGCGCAAAAACTCGGGGACCTGCTCAAGGCAGCTGGGATCGCGACCACCGGCATCAACGACGGGCTGAAAGGGACGAAGGACGCTCTAAATAAGATCGCGGATGGGCAGCTGACGATAATTCAACGTCAACGTCAGTTCGTTGATGCTGTTCTTGCGGGAGTAAATGCGCTCGCCGGTATGCTGAAAGCTACCGGACTGATTAGCGATGGGCTCGCGACGGATATCGGCAATGTCGTGACGTTTGCCGAGAAGGCGGGCTCGCTGGCCGACACGATTGAAAAGTTGAGCATCAAGACGGTCGACAAGCTAGGTAACGTTGTCAGCGCCGCATCTACCGGCGACGTTGTGTTGGCTGCCGCTGAGGCAGCGGCAGCGCTTGTTCCGGTTCTCGGATCGATATTCGGTGAAAGCGCAGCACAGAAAGCCGAAGACTCGGCTCGAGCCCAAGCGGAAGCTGACGCCGTCAAGCATACGCAGGACCTCGCAGCCGCGCTGGCTGCGCTCGCAGACAAGGTGAATAAGTTCGGCGACGAGACGCTCTCCGGCGCGGCATTTGGCGCCCTCGCGAACAGACTTCCACAGATCGTCGCGGGATCATCCCAGCCCGTTCAGGGGCCCGGCGGCCCGGTGTTGGATGACAGCGGAAATCCCGTCTTCGCTAGCAGCTCCGATTCTGTCAAACAGGCGCTCGCGGCCGTCGGAGTGTCGATTGCTGATGTGGACGCTGCAGCGAATCAGCTTGGGATTACGCTGACCGATAAGACTGCGCCAACACTCGAAGAGCTCACCGCGATATCGAAGGGACTACAGGAGGAAAAGTTCGCCCAATTCGCGAACGACTTCACCGACCAACTTGCAGAGCTTCAGGCGGGCTTCAAGGTCTTCAACACGACCGGATCGGCCCAATTCGCGCCGTTCCTGACGCTGCTGACCGATCCGAAGGTCGGTGCGCCGGCGATCTTCAATGCCCTGCAGGGGATCGACGTCTCGACCGTATCGGGTGCGTCGCAGGCGACGACGATCCTGCAGGGGATCTTCCAGCAGTTCAAGGACGGCAAGATCGACCCTGCCGATTTCGGTGGCCTCAATCCAACCGATTTCCTCAACACAATCCAGACGCTCCTCGGGCTGCTGCCGCAGGTCACGACAGCCACGGCGGCCCAGACGAAAGCGGAGACCGACAGCCTCGCCGTCCGCAATCTGACGGCGGCAGGTGACACAGCGGGCGCGGCCGCATTGCAACGCCAGCAGCAGGAACAGGCGGAAATCGACCAAGCGCTCGCCGCCGGATATGACGACGTCACGATCGCGGCGATCAAGGCGACGCAAGCGGCTGAGGATCAAGCGGCGGCGGTTCAGAAGGCCACCGACCAGGCCAACGAGAACGAATCGCTCATCGTCCGCCAGCTCCGTGCTGCTGGAAGCGGCGACGCTGCCGACGCCTTGCAACGCCAGATCGACGAGACACAGGAGATAGCGGACGCCATCGCCAAGGGATTCGACGCCTCGACGATCGCCGCGATCAAGGCGACGCAGGCGCAGGAAGACCTCGCCGCGGCACAAACCAAGGCGGCCGCCGCCGCGCAGGCGCAGGCCGACGAGCAGGATTCCCTCGCCGTGCGGTTGCTCCGCGCCACCGGGCAGGGCGACGCCGCCGACCTGCTCGCGTTGCAGCAGTCCCAGGCGAAGGAACTCTCTGACGCGATTGCACAGGGATTCGACCAGGCGACGATCGATCAGTTGAAGTCGACTCAGGCGGCGGAACTCGCGCAGCTGCAGCAGAGTCAGGCCACCGCGGCACAGCAGGCGTCTGCAACGGCGCAGGGCGTCTCCGGGACTTCCGGAAACACCACGTCGGCCACGGTGACCAGCAATGTCGGCGAAACGCTGGATCTCGTCGGGCTGGCTGAAACCGCGAACGCACTCTTGCAGGAGATCGTCGCGAACACGAAGAGTCTCCGGTCTGGTGGCCCCTTGCTGCCGCCGTCGCTGGCCTCACTGCAATCGCCGGGCGCACTTGGAAGCGGGTCCGTCACGCTCACGATCGGGTCGATACCGATCACCGTGACGGTGACCTCCGCGTCCGACGACCCGGCATCGCTCGGAAACATCGCGGGAACCGCCGCAGGTCGGGGGTTTCTCGACGCGCTCAATCGCCAGTTCGGCTTCGCCAATCAACGCTCCGCGATCAACCGCGGCGATAACCCGAGTGTGATCTGA